Proteins encoded within one genomic window of Natator depressus isolate rNatDep1 chromosome 1, rNatDep2.hap1, whole genome shotgun sequence:
- the LOC141988467 gene encoding uncharacterized protein LOC141988467 codes for MQSSSAELTMMESQNRKRAPAWTEREVRDLIAVWGEESVLSELRSSFRNAKTFVKISQGMKDRGHNRDPKQCRVKLKELRQAYQKTREANSRSGSEPQTCRFYDELHAILGGSATTTPAVLFDSFNGDGGNTEAGFGDEEDDDEEEVVDSSQQASGETGFPDSQELFLTLDLEPVPPEPTQGCLLDPAGGEGTSAACVSMITGSSPSQRLVKIRKKKKRTRDEMFSELMLSSHTDRAQTNAWRQIMSDCRKAQNDQEERWRAEESKWRAEERAEARMWRQRDERRQDSMLRLLEDQTSMLQCMVELQQRQLEHRLPLQLLCNHPPSSPSSIASTPRRPRTRSSDLKHEVVKDEVA; via the exons atgcagagctcatcagcagagctgaccatgatggagtctcagaatcgcaaaagagctccagcatggaccgaacgggaggtacgggatctgatcgctgtatggggagaggaatccgtgctatcagaactccgttccagttttcgaaatgccaaaacctttgtcaagatctcccagggcatgaaggacagaggccataacagggacccgaagcagtgccgcgtgaaactgaaggagctgaggcaagcctatcagaaaaccagagaggcgaacagccgctccgggtcagagccccaaacatgccgcttctatgatgagctgcatgccattttagggggttcagccaccactaccccagccgtgttgtttgactccttcaatggagatggaggcaatacggaagcaggttttggggacgaagaagatgatgatgaggaggaggttgtagatagctcacagcaagcaagcggagaaactggttttcccgacagccaggaactgtttctcaccctggacctggagccagtaccccctgaacccacccaaggctgcctcctggacccagcaggcggagaagggacctctg ctgcatgtgtttcaatgatcacaggatcttctccttcccagaggctagtgaagattagaaagaaaaaaaaacgcactcgagatgaaatgttctccgagctcatgctgtcctcccacactgacagagcacagacgaatgcgtggaggcaaataatgtcagactgcaggaaagcacaaaatgaccaggaggagaggtggcgggctgaagagagtaagtggcgggctgaagagagggctgaagctcgaatgtggcgacagcgtgatgagaggaggcaggattcaatgctgaggctgctggaggaccaaaccagtatgctccagtgtatggttgagctgcagcaaaggcagctggagcacagactgccactacagctcctgtgtaaccatccgccctcctccccaagttccatagcctccacacccagacgcccaagaacgcg AAGCTCAGATTTAAAGCATGAAGTAGTGAAGGATGAAGTAGCATGA